From a single Streptomyces sp. 1331.2 genomic region:
- the pstA gene encoding phosphate ABC transporter permease PstA, whose product MTTLDLPPVAESGAADQPASGATAASVAAAAGAPRPEQKLRIGGITRDDVLTVAGSLAGSLALDWVLYERVLPFSGALGFLLCWYPLFLGGYYALGRLQWTPMMVRDRLIAVVAWSAGLLVVALTVDQIGYVAGRGWEAAQHLNFFTEAMEHTGPLDPLTSGGALNAAVGSLEQLGLATLFAVPLGIAAAVFMSEVGGRMARPVRTLVEAMTALPSIVAGLFVFGIVIITFGFEKSGFAASLALTVMMMPIVTRAAEVVIRLVPGTLREASYALGGSQWRTVWNVVLPTARPGLMTAVVLGMARGVGETSPVLLTAGFTPQFNGNPFDGHQVSLPLYIWNYVKQPYEGMIARGFAAGLTLMGVVLVLFVTARLLGGRRPGQLTRAQKRRIDRDARRLEAAAVDAATRPYVLRPRAQH is encoded by the coding sequence ATGACCACGCTCGACCTGCCGCCGGTCGCGGAGTCCGGGGCCGCCGACCAGCCCGCATCCGGCGCCACTGCCGCGTCCGTTGCTGCCGCCGCCGGTGCCCCGCGCCCCGAGCAGAAGCTCCGGATCGGCGGCATCACCCGCGACGACGTCCTCACCGTGGCGGGCTCCCTGGCCGGCTCGCTCGCACTGGACTGGGTGCTGTACGAGCGGGTGCTCCCGTTCAGCGGCGCCCTCGGCTTCCTGCTCTGCTGGTACCCGCTCTTCCTGGGCGGCTACTACGCGCTCGGCCGGCTCCAGTGGACCCCGATGATGGTGCGGGACCGGCTGATCGCCGTGGTCGCCTGGAGCGCCGGGCTGCTGGTGGTCGCACTGACCGTCGACCAGATCGGCTACGTCGCCGGTCGGGGCTGGGAAGCGGCCCAGCACCTCAATTTCTTCACCGAGGCGATGGAGCACACCGGCCCGCTCGACCCGCTCACCTCCGGCGGCGCGCTCAACGCCGCCGTCGGCTCGCTCGAACAGCTGGGCCTGGCCACGCTGTTCGCCGTCCCGCTGGGCATCGCGGCGGCCGTCTTCATGTCCGAGGTCGGCGGCCGGATGGCCCGCCCGGTGCGCACCCTGGTCGAGGCGATGACGGCGCTGCCGTCCATCGTGGCCGGCCTGTTCGTCTTCGGCATCGTGATCATCACCTTCGGCTTCGAGAAGAGCGGCTTCGCGGCCTCGCTCGCGCTCACCGTGATGATGATGCCGATCGTCACCCGGGCCGCCGAGGTGGTCATCCGGCTGGTGCCCGGCACCCTGCGGGAGGCCTCGTACGCCCTGGGCGGCAGCCAGTGGCGCACGGTGTGGAACGTGGTGCTGCCGACCGCCCGGCCCGGCCTGATGACCGCGGTGGTGCTCGGCATGGCGCGCGGCGTCGGCGAGACCTCGCCGGTGCTGCTCACCGCCGGCTTCACCCCGCAGTTCAACGGCAACCCCTTCGACGGGCACCAGGTGTCGCTGCCGCTGTACATCTGGAACTACGTCAAGCAGCCGTACGAGGGCATGATCGCGCGCGGCTTCGCGGCCGGCCTGACCCTGATGGGCGTCGTGCTGGTCCTCTTCGTCACCGCCCGGCTGCTCGGCGGCCGCCGGCCCGGGCAGCTGACCCGGGCGCAGAAGCGCCGGATCGACCGGGACGCCCGCCGCCTGGAGGCGGCCGCCGTCGACGCGGCCACCCGCCCGTACGTCCTCCGACCGCGGGCCCAGCACTGA
- the pstC gene encoding phosphate ABC transporter permease subunit PstC, whose amino-acid sequence MTSAAQPAAPYAGAPRPPDHGPDQDVPRTITAPATPGDRVFRGVLRMAGLSVFAIMGLIAFFLILRGTDALRAVGWSFLTEQKWQTAAHNFGIAAVLPNGLLIAVIALVIAVPVALGTAIFISEYAPVRLRAALISLVDLMAAIPSIVYGLWGLFFLQPRIIGFVRWLANHLGDTVPFLKVRIGDIGTSYTSSTFIAGVVVSLMIIPIITSLSREVFSQAPQGEREGAYALGSTRWGMVRTVVLPFGKGGVIGAVMLGFGRAMGETIAVALIISPNFKAITHILENGANSISALIALRFGESDALSLSALMAAGLVLFALTLLVNVLAGIVISRSRSGAATAD is encoded by the coding sequence ATGACATCCGCCGCCCAGCCCGCGGCACCGTACGCGGGGGCGCCACGCCCACCCGACCACGGGCCCGACCAGGACGTCCCGCGCACCATCACCGCCCCCGCGACCCCCGGCGACCGGGTCTTCCGCGGCGTGCTCAGGATGGCCGGCCTCTCGGTCTTCGCGATCATGGGACTGATCGCCTTCTTCCTGATCCTGCGCGGCACCGACGCGCTGCGCGCCGTCGGCTGGTCCTTCCTGACCGAGCAGAAGTGGCAGACCGCCGCGCACAACTTCGGCATCGCCGCCGTCCTGCCCAACGGCCTGCTGATCGCCGTGATCGCGCTGGTCATCGCCGTTCCGGTGGCGCTCGGCACCGCGATCTTCATCTCCGAGTACGCGCCGGTGCGGCTGCGCGCCGCGCTGATCTCGCTCGTCGACCTGATGGCGGCGATCCCCAGCATCGTGTACGGCCTCTGGGGCCTGTTCTTCCTCCAGCCACGGATCATCGGCTTCGTCCGCTGGCTGGCCAACCACCTGGGCGACACCGTCCCCTTCCTCAAGGTGCGGATCGGCGACATCGGCACCTCGTACACCTCGTCGACCTTCATCGCGGGCGTGGTGGTCTCCCTGATGATCATCCCGATCATCACCTCGCTCAGCCGGGAGGTCTTCTCCCAGGCCCCGCAGGGCGAGCGGGAGGGTGCGTACGCGCTGGGCTCGACCCGCTGGGGGATGGTCCGCACGGTGGTGCTGCCGTTCGGCAAGGGCGGGGTGATCGGCGCGGTGATGCTGGGCTTCGGCCGGGCGATGGGCGAGACCATCGCGGTCGCGCTGATCATCTCGCCGAATTTCAAGGCCATCACGCACATCCTGGAGAACGGCGCCAACTCGATCTCCGCGCTGATCGCGCTGCGCTTCGGCGAGTCCGACGCGCTGTCGCTCTCCGCGCTGATGGCCGCCGGCCTGGTGCTGTTCGCGCTCACCCTGCTGGTCAACGTGCTGGCCGGGATCGTCATCAGCCGCTCGCGCTCCGGCGCCGCCACGGCGGACTGA
- a CDS encoding PstS family phosphate ABC transporter substrate-binding protein, with the protein MRRTAANLIAAAALATSVATVFAGTAVADPASLPNAQDIVGVGSDTTQAVLNKLAADYNATVTNPSAPHLYSWDAIPAGTITTKSGATPITRPNGSGAGITALNANTSATVDFARSSRAPQPTDPTTDDFVALAKDAVAWAAPSTGNAPANLTTQNLKDIYTCTVTNWNQINASLPNATIKPFLPQTGSGTRSFFLTTIGGGTAVNPGACVNSTVQENEGSDTQLSDVNALVPYSVAHYIGQVYFGKGSGADVQGPLTIRSVDGVAPVDTVNKTISSAFAATPYSRVVYNVFRDAEWTATDTHGTTLRAIFGRGGWICTNGAADLKSFGFLPLSSFACGSVTHS; encoded by the coding sequence ATGCGTAGGACCGCTGCCAACCTGATTGCCGCCGCCGCGCTGGCGACCTCGGTCGCCACCGTCTTCGCCGGCACCGCCGTCGCCGACCCGGCGAGCCTGCCGAACGCCCAGGACATCGTGGGCGTGGGCTCCGACACCACCCAGGCCGTGCTGAACAAGCTCGCCGCCGACTACAACGCGACCGTGACCAACCCGAGCGCCCCGCACCTGTACAGCTGGGACGCCATCCCCGCCGGCACCATCACCACCAAGTCGGGCGCCACCCCGATCACCCGCCCGAACGGCTCCGGCGCCGGCATCACCGCGCTGAACGCCAACACCAGCGCCACCGTGGACTTCGCCCGCTCCTCGCGCGCCCCGCAGCCGACCGACCCGACCACCGACGACTTCGTCGCGCTGGCCAAGGACGCCGTCGCCTGGGCCGCCCCGTCCACCGGCAACGCCCCGGCGAACCTGACCACGCAGAACCTGAAGGACATCTACACCTGCACGGTCACCAACTGGAACCAGATCAACGCGTCGCTCCCCAACGCCACGATCAAGCCCTTCCTGCCGCAGACCGGCTCCGGCACCCGCTCGTTCTTCCTGACCACCATCGGTGGCGGCACCGCCGTCAACCCGGGCGCCTGCGTGAACAGCACCGTCCAGGAGAACGAGGGCAGCGACACCCAGCTCTCCGACGTCAACGCGCTGGTCCCCTACTCCGTGGCCCACTACATCGGCCAGGTCTACTTCGGCAAGGGCAGCGGCGCCGACGTCCAGGGCCCGCTGACCATCCGCTCCGTCGACGGCGTCGCGCCGGTCGACACCGTGAACAAGACCATCAGCTCCGCCTTCGCCGCCACCCCGTACTCCCGTGTGGTCTACAACGTCTTCCGGGACGCCGAGTGGACCGCCACCGACACCCACGGCACCACCCTGCGCGCCATCTTCGGCCGCGGCGGCTGGATCTGCACCAACGGTGCCGCCGACCTGAAGAGCTTCGGCTTCCTGCCGCTGTCCTCCTTCGCCTGCGGCAGCGTCACCCACTCCTGA
- a CDS encoding sensor histidine kinase, producing MDPTPDLPETTPEPTPHRVPEIASLGLDTLVTEVAERLQSAAAVTDRMQRLLEAVVSIGAGLDLHATLHRIATGAAELVDARYAALGVIAPGGTGLADFIHVGVDDETAAAIGELPAGRGILGALIDRPEPLRLTDLGADPRSSGFPPHHPQMRTFLGVPIRVREEVFGNLYLTEKKGGGAFTPEDEQVVHALAAAAGVAIENSRLYEEGRRRERWIAGAAAVTTALLSAEQAEAALTVAAEQVRELADAALGMILLPTGPEGEGDGQMRVAHASGEVAEFVRGELLPKDSFAARLLAGESVYLDDMSSDPTVVMRLARRFGPSMAVPMVAAGRVLGGLCVWRPCGALPFTDSEKQLAETFASQAALALRLAEGQRDQQRLAVFQDRDRIARDLHDLVIQRLFATGMMLESAARRAVVPEVRSGIGKAVDELDATIQEVRTTIYALQHDNHGDAPDTLRTRVLREASQAAAALGFKPSVSFVGPVESLVGDQTGRQLLAALREMLSNTARHARASRVGVEIDATVHLGDDGRPMGGDPESLDRDGRPGVLLTVTDDGVGIPEGGRRSGLLNLTRRAEVLGGDAWHERGPYRKGALVRWTARL from the coding sequence ATGGACCCCACGCCGGACCTCCCCGAGACCACCCCCGAGCCGACGCCCCACCGGGTGCCCGAGATCGCCTCGCTCGGGCTGGACACCCTGGTCACCGAGGTCGCCGAGCGCCTGCAGTCCGCCGCCGCCGTCACCGACCGGATGCAGCGGCTGCTGGAGGCGGTGGTCTCCATCGGCGCCGGGCTGGACCTGCACGCCACCCTCCACCGGATCGCCACCGGCGCCGCCGAACTGGTCGACGCCCGGTACGCGGCGCTCGGCGTGATCGCCCCCGGCGGCACCGGCCTGGCCGACTTCATCCACGTCGGCGTGGACGACGAGACCGCCGCCGCGATCGGCGAACTCCCCGCCGGCCGCGGCATCCTCGGCGCGCTCATCGACCGCCCCGAGCCGCTGCGGCTGACCGACCTGGGCGCCGACCCGCGCTCCTCCGGGTTCCCGCCGCACCACCCGCAGATGAGGACCTTCCTGGGCGTGCCGATCCGGGTTCGCGAGGAGGTGTTCGGCAACCTCTACCTCACCGAGAAGAAGGGCGGCGGCGCCTTCACCCCCGAGGACGAGCAGGTGGTGCACGCCCTCGCCGCCGCGGCCGGCGTGGCGATCGAGAACTCCCGGCTGTACGAGGAGGGCCGCCGCCGCGAGCGCTGGATCGCCGGCGCCGCCGCCGTCACCACCGCGCTGCTCTCCGCCGAGCAGGCCGAGGCGGCCCTGACCGTCGCGGCCGAGCAGGTAAGGGAGTTGGCGGACGCCGCGCTCGGCATGATCCTGCTGCCGACCGGCCCGGAGGGGGAGGGCGACGGCCAGATGCGGGTCGCCCACGCCTCCGGTGAGGTGGCCGAGTTCGTCCGCGGCGAACTGCTGCCCAAGGACAGCTTCGCGGCCCGGCTGCTGGCGGGGGAGAGCGTCTACCTGGACGACATGTCCAGCGACCCGACCGTGGTGATGCGCCTGGCCCGCCGCTTCGGCCCGTCCATGGCCGTGCCGATGGTCGCCGCCGGGCGGGTGCTCGGCGGGCTCTGCGTCTGGCGCCCGTGCGGGGCACTGCCGTTCACCGACAGCGAGAAGCAGCTCGCCGAGACCTTCGCCTCGCAGGCCGCGCTCGCCCTGCGGCTGGCCGAGGGCCAGCGCGACCAGCAGCGCCTGGCCGTCTTCCAGGACCGCGACCGGATCGCCCGCGACCTCCACGACCTGGTGATCCAGCGGCTGTTCGCCACCGGGATGATGCTGGAGAGCGCGGCCCGGCGGGCGGTCGTCCCCGAGGTCAGGTCCGGCATCGGCAAGGCGGTGGACGAGCTGGACGCCACCATCCAGGAGGTCCGCACCACCATCTACGCCCTGCAGCACGACAACCACGGCGACGCGCCGGACACCCTGCGCACCCGGGTGCTGCGGGAGGCCAGCCAGGCCGCGGCCGCACTCGGCTTCAAGCCCTCGGTGAGCTTCGTCGGGCCGGTGGAGAGCCTGGTCGGCGACCAGACGGGACGCCAACTGCTCGCCGCACTGCGGGAGATGCTCTCCAACACGGCGCGGCACGCGCGGGCCTCCCGGGTCGGCGTGGAGATCGACGCGACCGTCCACCTGGGCGACGACGGCCGGCCGATGGGCGGCGACCCGGAGTCGCTGGACCGCGACGGCCGGCCGGGCGTGCTGCTGACCGTGACCGACGACGGGGTGGGCATCCCGGAGGGCGGGCGGCGCAGCGGACTGCTCAACCTGACCCGGCGCGCCGAGGTGCTCGGTGGGGACGCCTGGCACGAGCGGGGGCCGTACCGGAAGGGCGCGCTGGTGCGCTGGACGGCCCGGCTCTGA
- the cydD gene encoding thiol reductant ABC exporter subunit CydD, whose translation MQPVDPRLLGYARATRAFLAGSVLLGAAGAALVVAQASLIAEIVVRAFQRGATLGELTTPLLLLALTAVGRGLVGWLTELTAHRSVARVKSTLRRRLLDHATALGPSYLAGRRTGELTTLATRGIDALDDYFARYLPQLALAVVVPVIVLLRIVGADFTSAAIIAGTLPLIPLFMVLIGMATQARMDRQWDTLARLSHHFLDVVAGLPTLKVFNRARTQAATIARITADYRRATLRTLRIAFISSFTLELLSTLSVALVAVTVGFRLVDGTLDLETGLLILVLAPEVYVPIRQVGALYHSSVEGLTAADELFRVLETPLPAAGTVPAPALTGAGIRAEGLVVRHPGRTEPALDCTTVEGTAPDGAALTLKPGSTTALTGPSGAGKSTLLAVLLGLTAPEAGTVRITAADGRTYDLAELEPESWRRQIAWLPQHPHLFAGTIAENLRLYRPEADDRQLWTALRAAHALDFVTDLAAELGEDGSGLSAGQRQRLALARVLLADDRPLVLLDEPTANLDGASEAAVVDAVRALAEDPARTVLVVAHRPALLAAADERVRLAGPVVTEPAPAVAPLAHTGRPTSAPVVPEEPEAETGAAPRLALSVLLGALALGCAVALMATSGYLISRASEMPPVLYLMMAVTSVRAFGIGRSVFRYAERLVSHDAVLRALGPLRAAVYRRLSALAPAGLPAFRRGDLLSRLVADVDAVQDHYLRWRLPAAVAGVVALASTAVLAAFLPAAGAVLGLGLLLAGVLVPALAARWSAGAERRQAPARGRLATAVVDSLTGTAELTVAGALPGRLAAVRAADTALTRLAARSAATTALGTGLIALLTGLTVTAAAAVGVQGVRDGALAPVCLALVVLTPLAAFEAVTGMPLAVQARQRSRAARARLDEVLDAPSPVTEPSEPAALPEQPLPVAVRGLTVRHPGQTVDALVGVDLDLAAGRRIAVVGPSGSGKTSLARALLRFVEPTSGAVTFAAGRPQAVDSRALDGESVRRVIGLCAQDAHVFDSSLRENLRLARPGATEEELRAALAAARLLDWTEGLPDGLDTMVGEHGARLSGGQRQRLALARALLADFPVLVLDEPAEHLDLPTADALTADLLAATEGRTTVLITHRLAGLDDATVDEVLVLEDGRVAEQGCWSELVADPDGRLHAMWRREREADGLLGAVPA comes from the coding sequence GTGCAGCCCGTCGACCCCCGACTCCTCGGGTACGCCCGCGCCACCAGGGCCTTCCTCGCCGGATCCGTGCTGCTCGGCGCGGCGGGCGCGGCCCTGGTGGTCGCCCAGGCGAGTCTCATCGCCGAGATCGTCGTCCGCGCCTTCCAGCGCGGCGCGACCCTCGGCGAACTGACCACGCCACTGCTGCTGCTCGCCCTGACGGCCGTCGGGCGCGGGCTGGTCGGCTGGCTCACCGAACTCACCGCGCACCGCTCCGTCGCCCGGGTGAAGTCCACCCTGCGGCGCCGGCTGCTCGACCACGCCACCGCGCTCGGACCGTCCTACCTGGCGGGCCGGCGCACCGGCGAACTCACCACCCTCGCCACCCGCGGCATCGACGCGCTGGACGACTACTTCGCCCGCTACCTGCCGCAGTTGGCGCTGGCCGTGGTCGTCCCGGTCATCGTGCTGCTGCGGATCGTCGGCGCCGACTTCACCTCGGCCGCGATCATCGCCGGGACGCTGCCGCTGATCCCGCTGTTCATGGTGCTGATCGGGATGGCCACCCAGGCCCGGATGGACCGGCAGTGGGACACCCTGGCCCGGCTCTCGCACCACTTCCTCGACGTGGTCGCCGGGCTCCCCACCCTCAAGGTGTTCAACCGGGCCCGCACCCAGGCCGCCACCATCGCCCGGATCACCGCCGACTACCGCCGGGCCACCCTGCGCACCCTGCGGATCGCCTTCATCTCCTCCTTCACCCTGGAACTGCTCTCCACCCTCTCCGTCGCGCTGGTCGCCGTCACCGTCGGCTTCCGGCTGGTGGACGGAACCCTCGACCTGGAGACCGGGCTGCTGATCCTGGTCCTCGCCCCCGAGGTGTACGTCCCGATCCGCCAGGTCGGCGCGCTCTACCACTCCAGCGTCGAGGGGCTGACCGCCGCCGACGAGCTGTTCCGGGTGCTGGAGACCCCGCTGCCCGCCGCCGGGACGGTGCCGGCCCCGGCCCTGACCGGGGCCGGGATCCGCGCCGAGGGGTTGGTCGTCCGGCACCCGGGGCGGACCGAGCCGGCCCTGGACTGCACCACCGTGGAGGGCACCGCGCCGGACGGCGCCGCGCTGACCCTGAAGCCGGGCTCCACCACGGCCCTCACCGGCCCGAGCGGCGCCGGCAAGTCCACCCTGCTGGCCGTGCTGCTCGGCCTCACCGCCCCCGAGGCCGGCACCGTCCGGATCACCGCCGCCGACGGGCGGACGTACGACCTCGCCGAGCTCGAACCGGAGAGCTGGCGCCGGCAGATCGCCTGGCTGCCGCAGCACCCGCACCTGTTCGCCGGCACCATCGCCGAGAACCTGCGGCTCTACCGGCCCGAGGCCGACGACCGGCAGCTGTGGACGGCGCTGCGGGCCGCGCACGCACTCGACTTCGTCACCGACCTGGCCGCCGAGCTCGGCGAGGACGGCAGCGGGCTCTCCGCCGGGCAGCGCCAGCGCCTCGCCCTCGCCCGGGTGCTGCTCGCCGACGACCGGCCGCTGGTCCTGCTGGACGAGCCCACCGCCAACCTGGACGGCGCCTCCGAGGCGGCCGTCGTGGACGCCGTCCGGGCGCTCGCCGAGGACCCGGCGCGCACCGTCCTGGTCGTGGCGCACCGGCCCGCACTGCTGGCCGCCGCGGACGAGCGGGTACGGCTGGCGGGGCCCGTCGTCACGGAACCCGCACCGGCTGTCGCTCCGCTCGCCCACACGGGACGGCCGACGTCCGCGCCCGTGGTGCCCGAGGAGCCCGAGGCCGAGACCGGCGCCGCGCCCCGGCTGGCGCTGTCCGTCCTGCTCGGCGCCCTCGCCCTGGGCTGCGCCGTCGCGCTGATGGCCACCTCCGGCTACCTCATCTCCCGGGCCTCCGAGATGCCGCCGGTGCTCTACCTGATGATGGCCGTCACCTCGGTGCGGGCCTTCGGGATCGGCCGCAGCGTCTTCCGCTACGCCGAGCGGCTGGTCTCGCACGACGCGGTGCTGCGCGCCCTCGGCCCCCTGCGGGCCGCCGTCTACCGGCGGCTGAGCGCGCTCGCCCCCGCCGGACTGCCCGCCTTCCGGCGCGGCGACCTGCTCTCCCGGCTGGTCGCCGACGTGGACGCGGTCCAGGACCACTACCTGCGCTGGCGGCTGCCCGCCGCCGTGGCGGGCGTGGTCGCGCTGGCCTCCACGGCGGTGCTGGCCGCCTTCCTGCCCGCCGCCGGGGCGGTGCTCGGCCTCGGGCTGCTGCTCGCCGGCGTGCTGGTGCCCGCCCTGGCCGCCCGCTGGTCGGCCGGCGCCGAGCGGCGCCAGGCCCCGGCGCGCGGGCGGCTGGCCACCGCCGTGGTGGACAGCCTCACCGGCACCGCCGAACTCACCGTGGCCGGCGCGTTGCCCGGCCGGCTGGCCGCCGTCCGCGCCGCCGACACCGCGCTGACCCGGCTGGCCGCCCGCTCGGCCGCCACCACGGCGCTCGGAACCGGGCTGATCGCGCTGCTCACCGGGCTGACCGTGACCGCCGCGGCGGCCGTCGGCGTCCAGGGCGTGCGGGACGGCGCGCTGGCGCCGGTCTGCCTGGCCCTGGTGGTGCTGACCCCGCTGGCCGCCTTCGAGGCGGTCACCGGGATGCCGCTCGCCGTCCAGGCCCGCCAGCGCAGCCGCGCCGCCCGGGCCCGGCTGGACGAGGTCCTTGACGCACCTTCGCCGGTGACCGAACCGTCGGAGCCGGCGGCGCTCCCCGAGCAGCCGCTGCCGGTCGCGGTGCGCGGGCTGACCGTACGCCACCCCGGGCAGACGGTGGACGCGCTCGTCGGGGTCGACCTCGACCTCGCCGCGGGGCGTCGGATCGCCGTGGTCGGCCCGTCCGGCTCCGGCAAGACCAGCCTCGCCCGGGCGCTGCTGCGCTTCGTGGAGCCCACCTCCGGCGCCGTCACCTTCGCCGCCGGTCGTCCACAGGCTGTGGACAGCCGCGCGCTCGACGGCGAGTCCGTCCGCCGGGTGATCGGGCTCTGTGCGCAGGACGCGCACGTCTTCGACAGCTCGCTGCGGGAGAACCTGCGGCTGGCCCGGCCGGGCGCGACGGAGGAGGAGCTGCGTGCCGCGCTCGCCGCCGCCCGGCTGCTCGACTGGACCGAGGGCCTGCCGGACGGCCTGGACACCATGGTCGGCGAGCACGGCGCCCGGCTCTCCGGCGGCCAGCGGCAGCGCCTCGCGCTCGCCCGGGCGCTGCTCGCGGACTTCCCGGTGCTCGTCCTGGACGAGCCCGCCGAACACCTCGACCTGCCCACCGCCGACGCGCTCACCGCCGACCTGCTGGCCGCCACCGAGGGCCGCACCACCGTGCTGATCACCCACCGGCTGGCCGGGCTGGACGACGCGACCGTGGACGAGGTGCTGGTGCTGGAAGACGGCCGGGTGGCCGAGCAGGGCTGCTGGTCGGAGCTGGTCGCCGACCCGGACGGGCGGCTGCACGCGATGTGGCGGCGGGAGCGGGAGGCGGACGGGCTGCTGGGGGCCGTACCGGCATAG
- the cydB gene encoding cytochrome d ubiquinol oxidase subunit II, translating into MQLHDVWFVLIAVLWIGYFFLEGFDFGIGILTKPLARDTAERRVLINTIGPVWDGNEVWLLTAGGATFAAFPDWYATLFSGFYVPLLVILVCLIVRGVAFEYRAKRDGARWQRNWEEAIFWTSLLPAFLWGVAFANIVRGVDIDAQKNYVGTLGDLLNPYALLGGLVTLALFTFHGAVFAALKTVGEIRERARRAALRAGLAAAVLAAAFLVWTQADSGNGRSLAALVIAVLALLGALVANQRGREGWAFVLSGATIVAAVAMLFLALFPNVMPSTLNDGWSLTVSNAASSPYTLKLMTIVAAVFTPLVLLYQGWTYWVFRKRIGVQHIPAAAHGSAATPATPLDQD; encoded by the coding sequence ATGCAACTCCACGACGTCTGGTTCGTGCTGATCGCGGTCCTGTGGATCGGCTACTTCTTCCTGGAGGGCTTCGACTTCGGGATCGGCATCCTGACCAAGCCGCTGGCCCGCGACACCGCCGAGCGGCGGGTGCTGATCAACACCATCGGCCCGGTCTGGGACGGCAACGAGGTCTGGCTGCTGACCGCCGGCGGCGCCACCTTCGCCGCCTTCCCGGACTGGTACGCGACGCTCTTCAGCGGCTTCTACGTCCCGCTGCTGGTGATCCTGGTCTGCCTGATCGTCCGCGGCGTGGCCTTCGAGTACCGGGCCAAGCGCGACGGCGCCCGCTGGCAGCGGAACTGGGAGGAGGCCATCTTCTGGACCTCCCTCCTCCCGGCCTTCCTCTGGGGCGTCGCCTTCGCCAACATCGTGCGCGGCGTGGACATCGACGCGCAGAAGAACTACGTCGGCACCCTCGGGGACCTGCTGAACCCGTACGCGCTGCTCGGCGGCCTGGTCACGCTCGCTCTGTTCACCTTCCACGGCGCGGTGTTCGCCGCGCTCAAGACGGTCGGCGAGATCCGCGAGCGGGCCCGCAGGGCCGCCCTGCGGGCCGGGCTGGCGGCCGCCGTGCTGGCCGCAGCCTTCCTGGTCTGGACCCAGGCCGACAGCGGCAACGGCCGCAGCCTGGCCGCGCTGGTGATCGCCGTCCTGGCCCTGCTCGGCGCCCTGGTCGCCAACCAACGCGGCCGCGAGGGCTGGGCGTTCGTGCTCTCCGGGGCGACCATCGTGGCCGCCGTCGCGATGCTCTTCCTGGCGCTCTTCCCGAACGTCATGCCGTCCACCCTGAACGACGGCTGGAGCCTGACCGTCAGCAACGCGGCCTCCTCGCCGTACACGCTGAAGCTGATGACCATCGTGGCGGCGGTGTTCACTCCGCTGGTGCTGCTCTACCAGGGCTGGACGTACTGGGTGTTCCGCAAGCGGATCGGCGTCCAGCACATCCCGGCGGCCGCCCACGGCTCCGCCGCCACCCCCGCCACCCCGCTCGACCAGGACTGA